One Syntrophales bacterium DNA segment encodes these proteins:
- the coaBC gene encoding bifunctional phosphopantothenoylcysteine decarboxylase/phosphopantothenate--cysteine ligase CoaBC — translation MLKERKIALCVTGGIAAYKAAELLREFVRRGADVRVVMTESACKLVAPLTFETLSGHPVATDLFSLNAQAEIPHIALAAFADLLVVAPATANIIGKAAAGIADDLVSTIILATTKPVLFCPAMNVNMYENAIVQKNLAELAARGYLIMAPGYGELACRTEGRGRLPEPVAIAEEVEYLLAEKDLRKERIIVTAGPTQEPLDPVRFISNYSSGKMGYALAVAARRRGAKVTLISGPVALSPPAGVDFVPVKTALQMHDAVLAALPAATVVIKAAAVADYRPAVCAESKIKKKEGPMTLLLERNPDIIAEIARQKGNRIVVGFSMESDHLLEHARKKLFDKGMDFIVANDVTEAGAGFGGDTNIVRILDREGGMEELPLLSKLEVAGVILDRVKKMREQLPLAG, via the coding sequence ATGTTGAAGGAAAGAAAGATAGCGCTCTGTGTAACCGGGGGCATTGCCGCCTACAAGGCCGCCGAGCTGCTCCGGGAATTTGTCCGGCGCGGGGCGGATGTCCGGGTCGTCATGACCGAAAGCGCCTGCAAACTTGTTGCCCCGCTTACCTTTGAGACATTGTCGGGCCATCCTGTCGCCACCGATCTCTTCAGCCTTAACGCCCAGGCCGAAATACCCCATATCGCCCTGGCCGCGTTTGCCGATCTCCTTGTTGTCGCTCCGGCAACGGCGAACATCATCGGCAAGGCGGCGGCGGGAATTGCCGATGATCTTGTCAGTACGATTATTCTCGCCACGACGAAGCCGGTTTTATTCTGCCCGGCCATGAACGTAAACATGTATGAAAACGCCATTGTTCAGAAAAACCTTGCCGAGCTGGCCGCGCGCGGCTATTTGATCATGGCCCCCGGATACGGCGAACTTGCCTGCCGCACAGAGGGGCGGGGTCGTCTGCCCGAACCTGTCGCTATTGCCGAAGAGGTGGAGTATCTGCTTGCCGAAAAGGATCTGCGGAAAGAGCGGATTATTGTCACCGCCGGGCCGACGCAGGAGCCGCTGGACCCGGTTAGGTTTATCAGCAACTACTCCTCCGGCAAGATGGGATATGCGCTGGCTGTCGCGGCCAGGCGCCGCGGCGCGAAGGTGACCCTGATCAGCGGCCCGGTTGCCCTGTCCCCGCCCGCGGGGGTGGATTTTGTCCCGGTAAAGACAGCCCTGCAGATGCACGATGCCGTCCTGGCAGCTCTTCCGGCCGCAACGGTCGTCATCAAGGCCGCCGCGGTTGCCGATTACCGTCCCGCCGTCTGCGCAGAGTCCAAGATCAAGAAGAAGGAGGGCCCGATGACGCTTCTGCTGGAGCGCAATCCCGATATCATAGCGGAAATAGCCCGGCAAAAGGGTAACCGGATTGTTGTCGGCTTCTCGATGGAGTCGGACCATCTGCTTGAACACGCCCGCAAAAAGCTTTTTGACAAGGGGATGGATTTTATCGTGGCCAACGATGTGACCGAGGCGGGCGCCGGTTTCGGGGGCGATACGAACATTGTCCGGATTCTTGACCGGGAGGGCGGCATGGAGGAGTTGCCGCTTTTGAGTAAACTCGAGGTGGCCGGCGTCATCCTCGACCGGGTGAAAAAAATGCGGGAGCAGCTCCCCCTTGCAGGATGA
- a CDS encoding M23 family metallopeptidase encodes MKRKLLYIATLVLLHAAGAWWFFGTIGEKGKPAVKIGAEAGFIGRQKTISVVFSDKGQGLRHTEISITQDNIPHVLSTIDYPDKNTATKKVALTIDTAALKLHDGPAVIKASAIDRSVWKNSTEIATPTQIDLLPPQIYLQTAQNHINIGGAGVVSYNLSEPVSRTGVQAGGIFYPAYKTTLAGKEAYVAYFALPDEAPPGGGAWQIAALAVDNAGNETLNTIPALIKKKKFHSDKIILSDDFLNRKMPEFQASLPELRGKTPLETFTIINTATRAANLKTIQAAGEKTEGRSLWNGPFLRMKDAAPRAFFGDRRTYFYNGRQISESVHNGVDLASLAHASIQAANDGIVRFAGAIGIYGNSVIIDHGMGLSTLYSHMSSILVKPEQTVKKGEAIGVSGMTGLAGGDHLHFGVAINGQFIDPVEWWDPHWIADNITKKLGQ; translated from the coding sequence ATGAAGCGGAAATTATTGTATATTGCCACTTTGGTGCTGCTGCATGCCGCCGGCGCCTGGTGGTTCTTTGGCACTATTGGCGAAAAGGGCAAGCCTGCTGTTAAAATTGGCGCCGAGGCGGGGTTTATCGGCAGACAAAAGACAATCAGTGTCGTTTTCTCGGACAAGGGGCAGGGGCTTCGCCATACGGAGATATCCATCACCCAGGACAACATCCCCCACGTTCTCTCAACGATTGACTACCCGGATAAAAACACCGCAACTAAAAAAGTTGCCCTGACCATCGATACGGCGGCGCTGAAGCTGCATGACGGCCCCGCTGTAATAAAAGCATCCGCAATCGACCGTTCTGTGTGGAAGAACAGCACCGAGATCGCAACTCCAACGCAGATAGACCTCCTGCCCCCCCAGATATATCTCCAGACCGCGCAGAACCATATCAACATCGGCGGCGCCGGGGTCGTTTCCTACAACCTTTCCGAACCTGTTTCCCGAACCGGCGTTCAGGCGGGGGGCATTTTCTATCCGGCATACAAAACTACCCTTGCCGGGAAGGAGGCATACGTGGCGTATTTTGCCCTGCCAGATGAAGCTCCCCCCGGGGGCGGCGCCTGGCAAATAGCCGCCCTGGCCGTTGATAACGCCGGCAACGAGACGCTGAACACGATCCCCGCCCTGATCAAGAAAAAGAAATTCCACAGCGACAAGATAATCCTGAGCGATGACTTTCTCAATCGCAAGATGCCGGAATTTCAGGCCTCGCTGCCGGAGTTGCGGGGGAAAACACCATTGGAAACCTTTACAATCATCAATACCGCAACCAGAGCTGCCAACCTGAAGACAATCCAGGCAGCGGGCGAAAAAACGGAAGGACGGTCGCTTTGGAACGGCCCCTTTCTACGGATGAAGGACGCCGCCCCGAGGGCCTTCTTCGGCGACCGCCGCACCTATTTTTATAACGGGCGGCAGATCAGTGAGAGCGTTCACAACGGCGTGGATCTCGCCTCGCTGGCCCATGCCTCGATCCAAGCGGCCAATGACGGCATTGTCCGCTTCGCCGGCGCGATAGGAATCTATGGGAATTCGGTAATCATCGACCATGGGATGGGGCTTTCAACGCTTTACTCCCACATGAGCTCCATCCTCGTCAAGCCCGAGCAGACGGTAAAAAAAGGCGAGGCGATCGGAGTCTCCGGGATGACCGGGCTTGCCGGCGGGGATCATCTCCATTTTGGAGTCGCCATCAACGGCCAGTTTATTGATCCTGTGGAATGGTGGGATCCGCACTGGATCGCCGATAATATAACGAAGAAATTGGGACAATAG